The genomic DNA ttggaaatcttagacatagtctgcggaccacaggttgaaaatctCTGCTTTAGactattccttttttattttcttgcagGCAAGGCTAGCAGGAAGAACCAGAAGTGGAGAGGACCAGATGAGAATATCAGAGCTAACCTTCGGCAGTATGGTTTAGAGAAGTACTATCTTGATGCACTCGTTTCTGATGCATCAAAACCTATATGGAGGAAGGAAATGCTTTTTGATGCAATTATTACAGATCGTAAGTTGATTAATGTCCTAAATAGATATGATTCATAACAGCCTAACTGTGGTATCCAAAAGATTGGAACCTAGCTCTTAATTTGTATAAAATGGAGAAGTTTGCATCTACCATCttgacataagaatggcctgCTGAGCCTACAGTTCTGCTAATAGAGTGTGCTGGAATCTGTGATTTCCACATTAGAAATGATGAACATCATAGGCAGCATTGTAGAAATTGGGGCTGCATTTTGACTACTTCTACATTTAATCTGAGCATGTTAAATACCTAATGAAATATGGACCACTTTATTAAAGCATTGTAactataacattttattttttgtttcgtTAACTTATTTCCACTGAAAGAGTATTATGGTTCCTATTCAGAAATAATCTTATTGTCTCCTATATCTTTACTGAGTCATACTTCTTTCTACGTTAGGAGAGGTTTCTGTTCAATTTTTAAGTTGTGCTGCATTGCTCTTGAGCCTGGATTCAAACattattgaagtccatggaaagggTCTGACCGTCTTTAATCATGCCTTCGGTTAAGGCCCTGAAATGCTCATTGAAATGCTTTCAAACAAACTCTAGTACGTCTTCTGCACACTTGACTACCAGCAATATTAAAGATATGAAAGGTTCTCTGCTCTTTTGAGTCTCTTTATTAGACGCTATTTGTCACGAGCAGGAGACCTAAAAGGCAGCACAGTCTACTAGACTAAACGTGGGAtggggagccaggaactcctgaccTCTACTGTGGCTCTGCCCTGACTTGCTGTGTTATCATGAGCAAATCAGCTGAGACTCTATTCTGTTGTCCTTGTTCCTGGGGAATGTTACTTTGCTCCAGGAgccagtcccattgatttcatcagGACTGCTGGCCAAACAAGGTAATGCGCATCGTGAGTAAGGGTGTTAGAATCAAGCCCATAATCTCTGTGCTTCCGTTtccatgtctgtaaaatggagatgacatTTCTCCGATGCCATGGCAATAAGAACATTAGGAAAGCTTACAGAAGTGTTGAAgatgaattaatgtttgtacagcattcTTAAAGCTTTGTGGAGATGTGTAAAAATAAAGACTTGTGTAGTATTTTTAGGACATGTTTTTTGAAATGTAGACAATTACAACCATTTTGAAATGTGTTACAGATTTTCTAAGTGCGTTAACAGGGGTTTATTCTTCAGACTTTTGTAGTGAAGTGGCTGCTTACTGAGCACCCCCTTGTGGCCAGGTGTCGCTTTACGGACACCCTGTCCCTCTTAGCCCCCCTCTTGTGGGTCCCTtaagcccctcctccccctgcaagTCTCTCTTTTTTGGCTAACAGCATCCCCACCTGTGGCTGGTTTAATAATAGAAAAGATTCAAGCAATCCTCAGTCCGTAAtaacaaaattgtttgtttgaactATCATCAGAGAGTCCCTAAAATAAAGTTTGTAATGACGACACACAAATTCATATTCAGCCCTGGTTCTTCTGCCACACACAAAGCTTTGCTCTACCCAAGTCTGCACTAACCAAATCTGCCAGTCCTAGACCTTTCTGGGTGGAGCTCTGGCCCTGGCTTTCTTCCCTTGTCAGTGTTTCCCCTTGTCTTAAGGGAAAAGCCAGTGTATATACCATCCTCCTCCAGAGAGCTGCTCCCAGTGGGCTGAAAGAGAAGGGAGCCTGGCCCGGTCTGCACTACAGCGCTCCCGATCCCAAAGTAGTCCAAGTATTTTATAAAGCAATAGATAGTGGTAGTGAAACAGCTAGACAGGTGAGCTTAACAGCCATAGCAAGAGCTAAGACATAACCTTGGACATTTACAACCTGTTGCCCTGAGACTGGGAGAGAAGGCTGTTGGCCAGGGCACTGGGGATAACCCATATCTTTCTGAAAAATACAATTGGACTTTTAGGGTCTACTTGGGCATTCAACCAGGGACAAAAAGAAGAACCGTGGCTACATAcattgtcttatacttagatggTAGagtctttggagcagagaccacctttttcttctgtttgtacagtgccttgtacactggggtcctggtctatgactggagctcctagacGCTACCACAATATAGTAACAATCTCTTTTCTGAAGCTTCTTTCCCAGTGCTGCCCTGCAGCATCAATGTGGCAGGGTCCCATCCCAGGGCATACCCCTTCgaggcacagtggggccctggagGTATCTTGCCCTCAGTTTCCTCAATGACATACTTTCTGTCAAGAGTACTTAAAGTAACACTTCACTTCCTGGGGTTCCATTTATTGGCCCAAATCCTTTCTGAGGTTTTCAATTTCACTCTCATTCCAGGGCATCTGGTTCCTAGTTCCCCCTCCAGTTACCTCTGAACCCCAACGAGGGAGTTCTATCAGTCCCACGTCAGCCCCTGGCCTCTCTGGAGAGCCAGGCCATTTCCTAGGCCTTTTCCAATTCAACTTCCTGGTATAGGGTCTTCTGGCCCCCTCTAACCTTAAAAGGGTCATTAAACTCCATTACAAGATGAAGCAAGGGAAGGGGATTAACAGTGTCGTGTGTTGGAAAtgtcaagaaaatattttagccaacaaaatcattaaaaaaaaaaaaaaaaaaccaaaaaaaccccaccacccaCTTCAGCACCAtattaaatagtttttaagtggTTAGTGTGCTATCACACTTGACTGTTTAGTGTCTTACTGATAAGAGACCTTTttgaaatagctttaaaaaagtgAGCCTTAGGTTCAAGATAAACTTTAACTTCTTCAAGATGTATCCATTAAATCTTATAAACTCTTTGCAACGGCTACCACATGTACGCTATTGTAGAATTTCATGATGTTATTTGTGTGATCTCGACATTATGTACTTACTCTGCATAGCTCCATATGGCATACGAGAAGCTACTAGAAGAACTGGTTCACAAAAAGAAATACTTAAAGCAACAGAAAGAGGGTAGGTAAACCTTTTATTCATTGTATATATCAATGTGTTAATGGAAGGCCAGCCATGGTTTTAGAAACTTACTTCATTGCTGTCCTTTaaccaaacaattttaaaaagtactaCTGTCACTACGTAGCTTGCAAAAGTGACTGTCAGTGCCAGTCTTCCTAAAATAATCCTCCTCTTTGGCCAAGCAAGTTTTCTAGCTTCTAAGTCCCAAACTCCTTCTCTTACATTTACAAAATAGCTTCACGTCATCGGGCCTGTCCTTGAACAGCTCTACTTAATCCCCTGAAGGCTCCAGCATCCAGTCCAAAGTTGCTTACCTTTGTTTTAAACCACCAtgtctagggccctaccaaattcgtggtctattttggtcaatttcatggtcataggatttattaaatcataaatttcatgatttcagctatttaaatctgaaatttcagggtgttgtaattataggggtcctgacccaaaaaggagtttgtggggggggggggggggaagatggtcgcaaggttattgtaaggggaTTGCGATATTGTtatccttctgtgctgctgctggtggcggcagCTCTGTCTTCAGATCTGGTCTcccggccaacagctgccgctctctagctgcccagctctgaatgcagcattgccaccagcagcagcacagaagtaagggtaacaatACTgtaacccccctacaataaccttgcaacccctcccctaAGCACAACCTCcttttttggtcaggacccctatACCATAGAATGCCACCCTTACATGTGCGCtgctgttgccttcagagctaggtgcccagctaacagctgccactctctggcttcctagctctgaaggcagtgcagaagtaaaggtggcaatactgcaactcctctgaaataaccttgtgacctgcccccccacctctcACAACTGagttttgggtcaggatccccaactTGAGAAACATTGAGctctctgtgaaatctgtatagtatagggtaaaagcgcacacaagaccagatttcacagtccatgacatgtttttcatggccatgaatttggtagggccctaccatgTCTTTTAGTTTCCCTTGCCCACCTCTTTGTGCTCACTTACAGCAGGCATTCTCTGTCCTGGCAGACAATCTCTCCGTTGTTGGGATGACAGCCTTTTCTGCTGCTTGGCcttgattttctgttttcagatttCATGTCAATGTCTCATCCTCCTTTGATTCTTTTAATAACGCTTATGAAAGACACTGTACAAAATAGTTgtatttcaaaagtgattttagtTGAGTAGTTTTCTTTGCAAATTCCATTCCTAACATTTAAAAAGCCACAGTGAAAGAGTTTGGATGCAGACTTCTCATTAATTTAAGTGAGATTTGGTCATCTAATACCCTTACCTGGCTTTGCAAATTTCAGACTgtgttcaaaaaataaaataaaattgtggcTATTACTtgttcagtattttttttcaatattgttTAGCACAGAAAATCACATCTCCATTTCCTCAAACTATCATCTGAGTGATATCTTTTTTGACTTGTTAAACTCTGCGGCAGAGTACCTGGTGATGGGAGGAAGATTGGTGTACTGGCTACCAGTTTACAAACCTGAGTACGTACTCTTCTAAATGCCTTGATATCTAGTCTGTAGTAGATAAAAAATATAGTATAACCTAGCTATAATTTCTTCCAGGGTGGGGATGTCTCTAGAACTTCCTACTGGGGTTTAAGAGGGATTCCTACGATTTTCGTATATCAAAACTGGGTGGGTGAAGGAGAAAAGAGTTTGGAACAGTTTTTGAAAGGAGAGAAAACCATGTGCAGGCAGTTAGAaatcaaaacttttattttttttcaaaaatgcatgCTACTGATAAAGGAATGGAAAACCAGAATACTGGAATCCAGGTAAACATCAAAGCTAAATGCACACCCTTTTAAGAGCAGGCAATATTAGTTTGCCTTTTTATTGGGATTTGACTCTTTTAAAGAGAGAAGTTCTGGACAATTAACTTCTCCAGGAGAGTCCAGAGGTCAGGTGACCAAGAGGAATCATGACTGCCAGGCTTTATAAGAAGCTGCCTGTAGCTCAGTTAGGGGAGAGGCAGACTTGCAGGAAACTGGAAATGCTGGCTGTTCAGCTGCATAGGTGTGGATTAGGACTATGGTGGACTAGGCAAGCTTGCCAGGGGTCAGGTGGTTCCCTGTGAAgagagtgagctggggtggagtcTGCCAGAGGGGCTTGGCTAATGAGGCCTGGGAGAGGCCCAGGAGAAGACCAGCCTCTCTTGTCCCTCCACTGCACTACGTGGAGAGGGTGAGCTGACACACCTGCCGTGAAAGGAAAAGGACTATTGTGTCTCAAAGCCTGGAGAAGGCTGAGAAGAGCAGAGAACCCTCTGCCAATAGGGCAAGGAATCATTGGGCCCTGGAGGAGTGTATATGACTTAACTGAGTATGGAAGGGCAGTCATGCATCAACATGGTTGAAAGCTGTAGCCGGTTCAGCAGGAAGGCACTCTGGACCCCCAGGAGAGCAAGCCTGCACTAACAGGGCAGAAGGACTATTAAATCTGGGAAGAGCTAGAGAAATTAGTTTGGTTTGGCCTTGGGTGATTCTTGGAAGGGGAAGCATTGACCAAGGGTTAAACTCCACCCTGTCCATCTGCTTGAGAAAGACTGGGACAGCTGCTAAAGTGGGGAAACAGTGCCATGGATGTGACTAGATGCAGGGAGAAATAAGGACTCCGTTACAGATCATGGGACATACCATAGGTAgggaaaaaaggaagtattttcttcactttcagatgggaactgagggacagagattGACTTGCCCAGGGTAATACTGGAAGtatgtggtagagctgggaattgaacatgAGTCTCTTtaagtctcagtccagtgcatTAGACAGAGTTACTCCTGAGCCTCTGGAGTTACAGTACATTAGGGAAACCTCTTGTTATGTCAGTAAGATAACAGAAATTATGTTCTGAATGCCAAGGCTCTATATCCTCCACAGCAAGCTGAAACTAAATTTTATGGAAGAACCTTTGACCTCTGGGATATTCTGTTGCAGCAAACTGGAAATTTTGCCCagcttatttaaattaaaaaaaaattgagtcttTTATTGAATTCAACATGAACAAAAATGCTGCCAGTGTAATAGGCCATGTTAAGTGGAATTCACTTTATGTGAATTCCACACTCTGTTTCAGTTTTTTGTGAGGGCAATATAGAATTGTGTCTTGGAAATTTAgtttgggagggaggtggaaggtggATGTGTTTGGCAGCTGGGTAggtgatatttgaggcttttggAGCCCCAGAAGGATATGGGAAGCAGTTTGGGGTTGTGGGCTAAGCACGTTAGATGGATGTTTGTGATAAAATGGCGAGCAATGACATGGCTAATTGGAAATATAGACATTTAAACTGTCATCCTTAGGTTGGCTGAAATGGATCATATGTCTCTCAGaggtattgtttcaggctgtctgcaaactcaaGGAACAATATTGTATTATACATTAgctcacattttaaaagttttctttgcaaTTAGGACTGGAAAAGtggtgtgtgttttaatatgagAGCTTAGATTTTTTAAGTGCCCATCTGTGGCAAAGGGTGTGTTTGCAGCCATGGAATACATGGGCTCACAGGTGTCAAGTATGTAATCTAACATGTCAGCCTGTAAGAGGTGTTCCTCACAGGTATATAGAAGGGGGTAGTATACAGCATGTTTACACATGTTAGGTCAGCACCAATACATCTTGTATCTAACAACAGCTTGTAcattgtcaaaatgtttttcttcagaCACCCCAGTTCCAGGCTACCACATGTGGTGGGACTGGAAACCACTAacatttgcccaaggttacaccaCAGTGGCAAAACCCTGTGGCTTGTCAAGTTGTGACATCTCAACACTAACTCTCGGCGTCAAGTGATTATTaccaatgaaatattttaacactTGAAAAGACAAATAATCTAACATCAGACCTCTCTCTAGTTGCTTTGTGATGGTGGAATCACTACAAAAATGTACTTCAGCGGTGAGCTTAGTGGATCTGTATCATATAGTTTGCATGTCACTTTCTTTGAATAatggaataaatatttttgtgtatACTTATTATATGGTTCTTGCAAACAAAAAGATGCCTTAACCAATGGAAGTGTTTAATTAATTATTCAGAATATCTACTGCGTATCTCTGATGGCATTGTATGTGCTTGTGAATTCCTAGATTGCTAAAATGTATGGCTTGTGCTAGTGTGTTGTTTGCTTAAAATTGTCATATCTATTGTTTGTCACAGCATCACGTTTTCCCTACTTTTTCTGAAGTTGTGCAACAGCAGTGCTGCCCCAACAATGGAAGCTGTGTTTACTGGTTAGAGCCAgtgttccctttaatttttcccacccatgtgcgaactgaattttgttatgtgcacctaTATGGAAGTGATGTGTCATATTGGTGCACGTAACAAAATTCATATGCTGGAGGTagggttgaggggtttggagtgtgggagggggctcagggctgggacagaggcttggggtgctgggtgtgagggctccggctgggggtgtgggctttgaaGTGAGGCCATGGATGAGTGGTTTGGAGTGCAGGGAGGTTCCAgggctacagtggggagagaggactccccacaGTGCTCTCTTcatgcagcagcacctgggcttgggggaaggggggaggggaggaccctCTCCGCATCacggcagctctggggctggggctacaGGTTAGGTGCCCCTCTCCTGGCCTCAGCAGGTCCGGGCTGTGGGAGCTATATCGCTCCGGGGTTGGTCTGGGCTGCACCACCCCAGGGTCTGGCTGGGTCTGGGctgctctggggttgggccaCATTGCCCCAGGCGCAACTGGGCCCAATCCGGCTGTGGCTTGGTCTGGGCTTCAGGCTGGGTTGGGGGAGCGGCCCCTCTCTGGTAGTAGGTTAGGGGTCAGGCtaggtgggggctggaggaggggcaccaaagacaatgctggcaaCTAATTCTATAGTAAACTGTCTACAGgcttattagctaagaaaaagaaatgaggtaCTGAGAGGTTAAAGTAGGTAACATAAATTAACAGGTGACTCAAAGTTTGTAAGTCTGAAATGATAGCAGAggtgtaataaactgccagtttctaaatgtctctctgtctcctgaataACTCCTGTCTTGTTCAGTTATTCTACCCTGTTAGAATCCAGACAGTCCATGGACACAGGACTGTTccttgaatccatatttatagtTTCTTCTCCAGAAAACAATCTGAATAGTGTTTTTTTACCCTTTGACAGTGAGTAGGAAATGCAGACTGAATATGTAAATTCCCATTGTTGACCACAAGGGCCCTCACTTTGAAGTTAGCGCTCTTCTTCATTTACATTTCCAAGGCTCCAATTGCGTTTGAGTAATTTAATTATAGTGATATATGGATATATAATGTAAATGCCTGCCATAGCCTGCCATTACATTATGATAGAAATAGGTAAGTGAAAAAATATAAGTAAGattccattagttttcatgaaattTTAACACCTGAATACACTCTTCCGTTAACACACCTTTGATCTAGGGTCATTTAATTACTGGGGCATACATAATATAAAtgtaagtaatagcaaacagGATATAGACAACTGAAAACAATACAATTAACATCTCTCTTGATCTATACTAACACACAAGCGAATTGGCCTGAATACACTATAATACCTTTTAACACTTCTTTGACAACACTTCTTTTAACAATTCATACACAAATGAACTGGCCTTTGGCTTGAGCTGGTCTGTTAGCATCACACCTCCCATGTGCTATTTTTGACAAGCTCAAAACCTATCTCAgagggattatattttccaaagtcACAATTTTTGTCACTCCCTGTGTTGCTATCCACCCAGGCTAAGACCAACCAACTGAGCATTTGCCTTTGTGCCATCTGCTTCTGACATTCAGGCCTAGACTGCCTCACCCACTCCTTGTCTTGCATGCTCTGCACCCTGCACTGCTTTGACCAGAGAGCTGCATGCAGCGCAGAAGGGGTGACCTTGTTGGTGGCTACTGCTGTCTCTTACATTGGCCTATGACTGTGCTTGCTTAAACCGCTGCCTTGCAGCAGCCATCTCCCATGAGCAGACTAGCAataggggaagagagaaagtggCCTGTTCTCCGCTCCTGaagcaagaagaagaagaaattttCATTGTTTAAGGAACTAAGGGAGAGACTACTGCCAGCTCCCTTTCCCCTATGCTCAAGTGTTCTGGGTCTAGTTATTTTTCAAGCTGTCTGTCCTCTAGAAGGCGTGGAGTATCGCTTTGgctgtaatttttaatttaaaattttctgtgGATTTATACAATAATAAAGGGCACCTATCGAAGACTCAGCATTCTGCCACaaatcaaaatatcaaaaataaaactaaatagcCACTTACCTGCCAACAGAACACATCTCCCTTTCCCCACATACATCAAACCCACCATCCTCTGGAGCAGCCTGCACAAATAAATGTGCTTTTCAGCATGCTTTGAAGTTCAACAGATCAGAGCAATCTTGGGCCAGGAGGAAACTTGTTTCAGAGCTCAGAGCCTCTCACGGATAACTCTATTGCCAGCCTCCCTCTTTTTTATAAATCAAGGGGGTTTTTGGTCAAGCACATTTGCTGATTGCAACTGTGGTAGTGTAGCAAGAAGAGAGAGGCAGTCTCATAAAAAGGTCCTGAGCGATTTAGGTTATATAGATTTATATAGGTCAAAACCATCCCCTTTTATCCATTAATTGACTGAAGCACAGTGTACTGGAGTGCTAGTTCAGGTAGCAGATAAAAATTTAAACAAGTTTAGGAGTTCTTGGGCATCATAGT from Chelonoidis abingdonii isolate Lonesome George chromosome 3, CheloAbing_2.0, whole genome shotgun sequence includes the following:
- the TRMT11 gene encoding tRNA (guanine(10)-N(2))-methyltransferase TRMT11 isoform X9 translates to MGGLLISSAHFGAYVCGTDIDFNTVHGLGKASRKNQKWRGPDENIRANLRQYGLEKYYLDALVSDASKPIWRKEMLFDAIITDPPYGIREATRRTGSQKEILKATERGTENHISISSNYHLSDIFFDLLNSAAEYLVMGGRLVYWLPVYKPEYTEEIIPRHPCLKLISNCEQMLSSHTSRRLITMEKVKEFEDEDQYSHLLDYQSLLYKGHNSFREKYFSGVTKRIAKEEKDNQK